In Thunnus thynnus chromosome 4, fThuThy2.1, whole genome shotgun sequence, the DNA window TGATCCGGTCTTTTTGTTAtcgtgtctaaccaagtctcgctcTAGGAGTCTTGTTCTGAAATCTTGATCTTGTAGAAATCtactaaatattcagccataacagagttggagagagtgcttggaggagtttgttgtgttggagtacagatAGCGTAGCTTAGtattatctaaaagattttcaaagtcatggctgaatatttaacTGATTTTGACAACAACTCAAGAatgagacttggttagacacaataacaaacagacaagagaaagataaagaaaaacattttattactctgtatggtccttttcataatgttgtcagacacttataataacaatctgagcctgtcagtggtaaaaacaagcacttttagtggacgtacacATCGCGGCTGCCGGCTGAAGAACTCTTGCTCGATACTGGACCAGtttaaaaaattgttgtccccattaatcactcagacacaaaataatgggaaaatagggtccaggttgaaaaataccaaaactTCCTTTTAAGGGAAACCATCGACACAGTCCTTTAACATACTTAAATTAGGTGAACAAGTTGcacacatattttaatgtattattatagaTGATTGTCCTATATTTGTCTATTGCTATATATCTGTGTATATCATATCACTGGTACTATGTCAAATTAGCTAATTAATTATCTAATTAACTAAccttaataattaattaattaattaattaattaaatatttctgttattgtatCACAAATAATGCCGTTTTACCCTCCCCACTGGAGATTTGACTGCCTATGTGGGTCACGTCAGCAACACACTTGATGTAATTTTAGATGTGACCTATGTCATCCAGCCAAATCTAGGACAGTGGAATACTTGATACATACCTTGTGTATTTTTCCCTCCTCAGTGCCAACTAGGAAGAGATAGTCGATCTGTTTATGGAAGTCAAACGATGTACCACATGCTGCAGACAAGAGGTATCAAGCACTTAAATTAGCCACACGTTGTTACAGACACTGGCCCGATGTACTGGACAAATGAAAATCTGAAGAGATATAACATAATATTTAAAGTGTAGCACATGCATATAGtcttatatacatacacatgatGACACAACACCAAGTGAGAGAGACCTTACCGATGCTGGGCTGCTGTGTACCTTCTAGTCCTTCGAAAACAGCACCATTCAGTGACAGTCTGATAATGTCTGTAAAGACCAGTTCATTCTGCAAGCATGCAAGCGCACTGTGATGCAGTAGtagatatatacacacatacacagttcaTACATAAAGTATTTGATTAGCAAGCATCTTGAAAGTTGGAATGTGTATTCTGTTGAGATAAAAGCAGATGAGAGTCAAAGAGAGaatatctttaaataaatatactgtatataggaGTAGATTTTCTTGGCTAACCTTGACAAGTGTCCAAGACACAACTCGGCCATCAGATGACACAGAATAGAAATTGTGATTGTTGTCCATGTCATCATTCTGCCAGCGTAcctgaatgaaaaacaacaaaatactaaataaatcactgaaaagagaagaaaatggtTGGTGTATGTGTTTGAGTTGTGTTATGTGTTTGATCAAAATATTATCTAACATTATCTGACAAAGAAGTTCAATTAATACAGTGTTTCCTTTATTCTCCAGCACATGAAATTATTTGTTGAGTGCAGCATTGAAGTCCACTTTCACTCAAAACTAACTGGTTTGGGATAGCTCTAAAAATGGCAAACCTACCATGAGAACACACAAATTTAGAGAAGACAGTGCAAGGGTGGAGTCGCTGGAATTGaatgaacaacacacacacaccctgaacTCCAATCACCCTATCTACCTCTGCCTCTTCACCCTTCCTCACCTGCCAGACAGGGTCAGTGTGCTTGCCAGTCTTAGCAGTACTCTTATACACAGGCTCCAGTCCCTCCTCCTTCAAGTTGTAGACAGCCACACAGCCGTTGTAGAAACCTACCACCACCAGGTAGGAATGCTGCTCATGGATGTCGAGGCACAGGATGCTAGAATTGGTGGGGTAGATATACTCTGGGAAGGCAGAATTCTTCAATGAGTAGAAGACAAGCATGCCATGCCCCTGTTTACTGAAGTCATCTAGCCAGGAGAGGGACAAAGGATAAGGGAGAGTGGATGGGAGGACACAAAAGAGATCAGGTCAAATACTACTAGAACTATGCCTTCTAGAGAGTGAtaattaaaaatctgatttaattaGATAAATGATGGCATGCAATCAGATATTTACATAACTGCTGACTTATGAATCCTGAATTTTCCTGTATACTTACAGGATCCCATTCCCACAGCAAAAAGGTCCTGATATTTCTGATTCCTGTTGAGGAAAGATGCATACATCGGTCATCCTCCTTTCTTGTAACAACAAGGGGGACACAATGTCACAATGAGGTATGCAATAGAGGTAGAGGTGCACCATCACATTTAGTTTTAGAGTTGTTAAGCAAACataccagcagagggcagtgaCAGACAGTCTTTTGGCTTTGTCATACTGGAACTTCCACAAAGGAAGCAGGGTGCCCTCCTGGTCCCTGAACTCATCAGAGGCATCCTCAAAGTATTTGAAATCTGAAAGTagggcagagaggagaggagaggagaggagaggagaggagagaagagaagagaagagaagagaagagaagagaagagaagagaagagaagtgtGACAGTTTAAAGTATCAGTATTATTGTGGTTTATTATACTGTCACTTGACATGTTTAATAGAATGTACCTTGAGCTATGTCATCAAATGTATTCTGATTGACCATTCGTTCAAAGATCTTGGTTGCCTTGGCCACTTTGGTGATGTCGTCGCTCTATAAAGGAAACATGGCATAATTTGGGCTGGAAATACTGAAAGAACGCACTGTAAACACGGCTATATTCTTAACAAATTTTCACTTCTCATCAAAATATTGTAGAATACAATACAACACTACTGTGATTATAATGGTCGAGTAATAGTTCAAGAGTTCAAGGTAACAATTATCATTCGACAGCCATGAGCAATGGATTGTATTGTACATGTGGTGTGTTTCTAATCTATGATGCATGTCCAATCGGAAAATCAAACACATGACAGCTTGAAGCGTTACACACTGAAATTGAATGTCACAGCAAAACAATGTATACAGATCTGTTAATACTATATAGATTAATAGttgtatatataataaatatacaggACAGAGGCAGAAACCTTAATATCAGATATAAATGTACAAGGATGCATATATTAGATACGTATGTATAAATATAGTCAGGAAAGTTGGTGAGCAGGCAAATTACCTGAgtttccatcatcatcatcttcttcttacTTCTGTCACCATCTTTCTTTGGTGGTACAGCTTTCagcttctctttgtttttttcttgtttctgcaGCTCCTCCACATACGCATCATAGATCTCCCACTGTAAAGAGAAAGTGGAGTTATTACATTCAACCCATATAAGCACAAATATCCACTGATGCTCAACAGTGTAGAAACAAGTCTGGCctaaacatttcttttaaactAGTCAGGGAATTCACAAACCTGATTAGCTGTGGCAGAGAAAATGCTGCGTGGAGGAGGTTCTGTCTGGCAACTTCTCTcctgcaggaaaataaaaatgactcagCTGAAACTCTTGGGGCACTAGgctatgaatattttattatatgcaCTTCAATATCAAAACTTCCCTTTTGTGAAAGTTAGATATCTCAGCCATtatgtaaaatactgtatgtgtgtcataAGACATAAGGTGCCCCTCTACTAGGTGACTGGCTGCTCCTTCCTACCCTCAGTGGGTTATTGAGGGTTTGGGAGGCCCTCTCACTGAAGTTGAACTGGTTAGTAACTTTTGGCTCCTTCTTGTCTGTTTTGGAGGCAACGCTGTCTGGTCTGTCTTCTTCCCCAgcttcctccacctcccctcCATCCTCTACAGGTGTAGCCTATGGAAAACCGACAGAGAGAAGTTTTGTTGTTCAGATCATGCTCTTGACCAATTGACCTTGGACAATGCAACAAACATATTTTACCGGGGTTTCTGGTTTCTCCTCATCAGGCTCTGCTCCAGCGTTGACTGTTGGAGTCTCTGGACACATCAGAAACATCAAATCATAATTTGACAAATGAGGACATCACTTATAAGCACAGTTGTTACAGTTTGTAAAAACATTCATCGTTTTATTTTGAATGCAGGGCATTTCTTGAATGTGATGGCATATGTTGTAAGTGACACCTTGTGGTACCAGCTATGCACTACACCAAAGGACAAGAACCAGTATAACAAAGACATGCTACGAAAACACACAGTGGAACTGTCACACTGTGCAGTTGTTATGAATGACATAACAATTTTGGGTTTGAATATCAAACAAAAGCATTACTGAGCTCTGTAAACACAGAATATTATCgtaacatgtttcagtaacTACCCTCAGGGAGACCCTCCTTGGCCCTCAGTCTTCGAGCCTCATCTGAGTCTTGATGCAGGAGACTGCCCTCCAAGACAAAGTGAACAGCCATCTGATCCACAACACTGATAGGCTTGTAGGAACGTTCCTGGGAAACACAACAGGCAATGAGGTAAGGAATGGCAAGCAGAGaaacctgtttgttttgtttggttgtggttaggaaagaagaaaatgtgtattaattcaCACGGTATCCAAGAAATCTTTATAATTAGCACAGGAACATTGGTTAAAGGTAACcattgtgtttaaaatgtgaggGGCTGACAGGTACACAAGACCATCTGCCTTTCTCATTCTACAATATGAATTGGCTTCAGTATGGCAGTGATGCCTGTACCTACAGCCAGTGATGTGAAGTTATAAGCTTGGTTGTAACTTCTTTACCTTGAAGCTGTAGCGGACAATGTTTTGGGGGGCATGTGGGTTGTTTGCAGTCAGGATCCTTGTGATTTCCTCTTTCAGCTCCTAGTGATATTATAGATAAAGTGGAGAGCTAAAAGCACATGCTACACATTCATTTGGCAGAGGTACTGGTTGCAAAAACAGTGACCAAAAGACAATAATGAACAATTCAAGTTGGAAAAAGGAATtaagcaacagcaacaaagtCTAAGCCTCATTTAGCTGTCTTGAACTTGAGCAATGAACATCTCTGTTCTCTTACAGCCTCAGTGAGCTCCAGTTGGTCTGCAGGTTTAATGAGTGCTTTTCCATGAGACCACTCGTCCCATCCATCACCATTCTCCACACCCTCTTCCTCATCCTGTCACGTTACATGGAGAAGTTTTTCATGTCTTggttaaatttaaaaatcacattatgtTGTAATAGCATGTGTGTTTCTCATAGTTCTCCCATCTATAGCCAGACAGATGCCAAAATACATAACTGTTGTCAGTTTATGGAGTTGTGTAATAGGCTTGTCGTGACTCAGACAGTACCCACCTTTTTCTTGCTTGCAGCTTTGGTTGGCTTTGCACCAGGTGCCTTCTGGACATTTGAGCCCTGTGTGAAAACAGATGACAACTAAATGGTTAGCTTGAGCATTGTGGAGAAACACTGTTTGCTTTCTTAAAGTCGATAGCACAACTTTTACTTAGCTAACATTATTCAGTTATTGAGACATAGAGCTATCACTTTGCTAACTACGTAGACATTTAGCTAACGTTACCTTTCTCACAGATGCTGCAGCGTTACTGTTTGGCCCAGGCATTGCGAAAAGAGTCAATAGTTTAGGTACTTAGCTTACCAATAGTTTAGGTATTTAACTTAagataatatgtttttttcgACATAAAGTATTACGGAAACTTTTAAATagtgaacaacaacaaacaaaagaagactCGCTTTCcagcagctgcctgctgctgtatATAGGTTACCAAGACAACCAGCCGTCCAGGTTGGTCACTCAAAGAGGGTTAAGATAGTAATGAAGTCAAGATAGTACCCTTCAGGTGGAGCCCACCCGTCGAGTTTCCGTCGTTTTTTAGTGAATTATATGGTATTTATATTGTATCAGTTAAGAGTCTGAAAGCTACTTGCCAGATTTAACTTTTGAAACAGGGTTTAACCCTCATAATGGGGTTCTTCCTATGTTTTTGAGTAAGGGCGACGGGGTGAACGCAGTCAATTGTGGAGTGACACAAATATACGAAAGCTTGGAAggcaattaatgattatttcaaTTGCAAAATGCAGTTTTCATTCATAATTTGAAAACAAGTAAGGACTTGTCTAAATGTCTGTATTATATATTTACAGACACGGATTTGCTTCAATTCGCGTTTCAATATGATCTTCTCTGTGATTGGACAGATTTGTCATGAATATTCTATAAACCCGGAAGTGGGGCGGTGCTGCTGTTTTGCAGTGTCGAGTCACCTCTGTCAGGATGGAGGAAAACGAACTGCTACAATGCTGAATAATAACGAAGGATCCCGTCAACGGAGCATCATAAACCGGGACACTTAGACAAAAGTCGCCGTTTATCTTCACTGCTGCATCGTTTCCACTAACGCTTTGCCAAAATGATGGAAGAAATCGACAGGTTCCAAGTACCTCCAGTCAACGGAGAGACACAGCCTTTGgtaagaaagacaaaaacacatatgcAAATCATTTCTATTGAAGGCAacgggtttttttttatttcgtCTGGGTGGTTCATCGTGACAGCTGTGCTACAATCAGCGTGTGAGCTGACCGACAGCAACCGACAGCTTTGGCACAAACTGAATCTATGAGATGCGTTATATTGATTATCTGCGGATAAAATAATAGCGGCTAAATCTCCCCCCACTGAATGATTACACGAACGAGGCATTTAATTATTGAATATTATATAAACTTTCATCTTACTGGATCATAGCAATTCAACTACGCACTTAACTgaaacatacataaaataaatccaCGTCAGTATGCGCTTGTTTACATCAGTAGCAGGCATAGCTCACAGCTTTTACATTTCGTCATTTGGTGACGTGTTATTTGGGTTATTTGGGTGTTTCGGGATGCACTGCAAGCCCAAATGGTAGCGTGAGTAGGAGCCCTGTGTCCAAAGCTCATACTGCAGGCTGCAGCAATGATCACTCAGGCTCAGGCAGGCCCACTGTAACAGAATATCCTTCCTTCCATGAAATGTCATATGACAAGTTTCACATGCTAGAAAATTAGAATTGATATACTCCAATACTAGGAAGTCATCAGTGTTTTCTGTGCCTTATTCTTTATAACTTAAGGGTATATCTGTCAGTGTTTGAATGCCATTATTATACAGGCCTACTGAGCACACTG includes these proteins:
- the dnai1.2 gene encoding dynein, axonemal, intermediate chain 1, paralog 2 — its product is MPGPNSNAAASVRKGSNVQKAPGAKPTKAASKKKDEEEGVENGDGWDEWSHGKALIKPADQLELTEAELKEEITRILTANNPHAPQNIVRYSFKERSYKPISVVDQMAVHFVLEGSLLHQDSDEARRLRAKEGLPEETPTVNAGAEPDEEKPETPATPVEDGGEVEEAGEEDRPDSVASKTDKKEPKVTNQFNFSERASQTLNNPLRERSCQTEPPPRSIFSATANQWEIYDAYVEELQKQEKNKEKLKAVPPKKDGDRSKKKMMMMETQSDDITKVAKATKIFERMVNQNTFDDIAQDFKYFEDASDEFRDQEGTLLPLWKFQYDKAKRLSVTALCWNQKYQDLFAVGMGSYDFSKQGHGMLVFYSLKNSAFPEYIYPTNSSILCLDIHEQHSYLVVVGFYNGCVAVYNLKEEGLEPVYKSTAKTGKHTDPVWQVRWQNDDMDNNHNFYSVSSDGRVVSWTLVKNELVFTDIIRLSLNGAVFEGLEGTQQPSIACGTSFDFHKQIDYLFLVGTEEGKIHKCSKTYSSQFLETYDAHSMAVDAVKWNHFHPKVFISCSSDWTVKIWDHTINTPMFTFDLNAAVGDVAWSPYSSTVFAAVTTDGTVHVFDLNVNKYEAICQQPVVSKKKTKLTHVEFNPIYPIIIVGDDRGYVTSLKLSPNLRKKPKGKKGQELPKGPEVEVAKMEKLLSLLREPEQNTV